The following proteins are co-located in the Trichormus variabilis 0441 genome:
- the purC gene encoding phosphoribosylaminoimidazolesuccinocarboxamide synthase, translating into MSVHSKLYEGKAKILYTTDEPEVLLADFKDDATAFNAQKRGSILGKGRINCSISSQLFQQLEASGIKTHFIDSPSPNQMRVKAVKIIPIEVVIRNIAAGSLSQQTGIELGTVLKQPLVEFYYKNDQLGDPLLTRDRLLLMELATAEQVEEITHLALQINDFLKNFWQNCGITLVDFKLEFGLDSQQQILLADEISPDTCRLWNTTEADPNRRVMDKDRFRRDLGNVEDAYQEVLQRVLTAVEIKN; encoded by the coding sequence ATGTCTGTTCATTCCAAGCTATACGAAGGCAAAGCTAAAATTCTCTATACTACCGACGAGCCAGAAGTCTTGCTGGCTGATTTTAAAGATGATGCCACTGCCTTCAACGCACAAAAGCGCGGCAGTATCCTTGGCAAAGGAAGAATAAACTGTAGTATTTCCAGCCAGCTTTTTCAGCAGTTGGAAGCATCTGGGATCAAGACGCATTTTATTGATAGCCCTAGCCCCAACCAAATGCGGGTAAAAGCCGTCAAAATTATACCGATAGAAGTAGTAATACGTAATATCGCTGCTGGTAGTTTATCTCAGCAAACAGGTATAGAGCTAGGTACAGTCTTAAAACAGCCCCTAGTAGAGTTTTATTATAAAAACGATCAGTTAGGAGATCCACTATTAACACGCGATCGCCTGCTGTTAATGGAACTAGCCACGGCGGAACAAGTAGAGGAAATTACTCATCTAGCATTGCAGATTAACGATTTCCTCAAAAACTTCTGGCAGAATTGCGGTATCACCCTAGTAGACTTCAAACTAGAATTCGGTTTGGACTCACAACAGCAAATACTCTTAGCTGATGAAATTAGCCCTGATACTTGCCGTTTGTGGAATACAACAGAAGCCGACCCTAATCGCCGGGTTATGGATAAAGACCGTTTCCGGCGCGACTTGGGAAATGTAGAAGATGCTTATCAGGAGGTTTTACAAAGAGTACTAACAGCAGTAGAAATTAAAAATTAG
- the lpxA gene encoding acyl-ACP--UDP-N-acetylglucosamine O-acyltransferase: protein MKTLIHPTAVIHPNSELHPTVQVGAYAVIGAHVKVGPETIIGAHAVIEGPCEIGARNQIFTGAAIGMEPQDLKFVGEPTWVKIGDNNLIREYVTINRATGAGEATIIGNNNLLMAYTHVAHNCVIEDSVVIANSVALAGHVHIESRARLSGVLGVHQFVHIGRQAMVGGMARIDRDVPPYMLVEGNPGRIRTLNLVGLKRSGMEASDLQLLKKAFRILYRSNLLFKEALEELETLGDTEYLQHLRRFLLLSQMPGRRGLIPGRGKSGGSDES, encoded by the coding sequence TTGAAGACGCTTATTCATCCAACTGCTGTAATTCATCCAAATTCGGAACTGCACCCAACAGTGCAAGTCGGTGCTTATGCTGTGATTGGAGCGCACGTCAAAGTCGGCCCGGAAACAATTATTGGCGCTCATGCTGTGATAGAAGGGCCTTGTGAGATTGGCGCGCGAAATCAGATTTTTACAGGTGCAGCTATCGGCATGGAACCCCAGGATCTCAAGTTTGTGGGAGAACCAACCTGGGTCAAAATTGGCGATAATAACTTAATTCGGGAGTATGTCACCATTAACCGTGCGACTGGGGCAGGAGAAGCCACAATTATTGGCAATAATAATTTGCTAATGGCTTACACCCATGTAGCTCATAACTGTGTGATTGAAGACTCCGTAGTTATAGCCAACTCCGTCGCTTTGGCTGGTCATGTCCACATCGAATCACGCGCTAGATTAAGCGGGGTTTTAGGTGTCCACCAATTCGTACATATTGGTAGACAAGCAATGGTAGGTGGAATGGCACGAATTGACCGTGATGTACCGCCATATATGTTGGTAGAAGGCAACCCAGGCAGAATTAGAACTCTGAATCTGGTGGGACTCAAGCGCTCTGGTATGGAAGCCAGCGACTTGCAACTGCTCAAAAAAGCCTTCCGTATCCTTTACCGTTCTAATTTGCTGTTTAAAGAAGCATTAGAAGAATTAGAAACCTTAGGTGATACAGAATACTTACAACACCTGCGCCGCTTCCTATTACTGTCGCAAATGCCAGGCAGAAGGGGCTTAATTCCCGGCAGAGGAAAATCTGGTGGGAGTGATGAATCATAG
- a CDS encoding BamA/TamA family outer membrane protein: MRLSPVLVAAVAITAPLSSSLTANAQTPTNSEQTLEAIAPATNQQSEQNVSLESPEDFTTVKALADMQSPSGELSTDKSTKSAATTKKDVIVPTVETLVATNPPMQESNSASKIAPVEIGKPTSSAVFRSQYQTINYGNYGRSLTSGVSSSPSPQKKANLPSPVPNPLDTGATTAKQLVQAPEQPAPQPEVAPPSTEEPAPAPETTPGTENFNTPNATPETTEPRVLVSEVLVRPQSGQLTPELEAQVYNVIRTQPGRTTTRSQLQEDINAIFGTGFFSNVQASPEDTPLGVRVSFIVQPNPVLSKVEIQANPGTNVPSVLPQATADEIFRPQYGKILNLRDLQEGIKELTKRYQDQGYVLANVVGAPQVSENGVVTLQVAEGVVENISVRFRNKEGQDVNEQGQPIRGRTQDYIITREVELKPGQVFNRNTVQKDLQRVFGTGLFEDVNVSLDPGTDPTKVNVVVNVVERSSGSIAAGAGISSSSGLFGTVSYQQQNLNGRNQKLGAEVQLGERELLFDLRFTDPWIGGDPYRTSYTANIFRRRSISLIFDGKDEDIRTFDPGNPNDTNEQDRPRVTRLGGGVTFTRPLSANPFERAEWTASAGLQYQRVSTRDADGNLRKEGAVFDDNGNRTSELVPLSFSGTGEDDLLLVQLGAQRDLRNNPLQPTSGSFLRFGVDQSVPVGSGNIFLTRFRGSYSQYLPVKFTGFSKGPETIAFNIQGGTVLGDLPPYEAFTLGGSNSVRGYEEGALGSGRSFVQASVEYRFPVFSVVSGALFFDVGSDLGTSTRTAEVLNKSGSGYGYGLGVRVQSPLGPIRIDYGINDDGDSRINFGIGERF, translated from the coding sequence ATGCGTTTATCTCCTGTATTGGTGGCGGCTGTAGCAATCACAGCACCTTTAAGTAGTTCTTTAACTGCAAATGCCCAAACTCCTACAAATTCAGAACAGACATTAGAGGCGATCGCCCCAGCGACAAATCAGCAGTCAGAACAAAATGTGAGTTTAGAATCCCCAGAGGATTTCACAACTGTCAAGGCGCTGGCAGATATGCAATCCCCATCAGGGGAATTATCGACAGATAAGTCAACTAAATCCGCAGCAACGACGAAAAAAGATGTGATTGTACCCACTGTAGAGACATTAGTGGCTACAAATCCACCCATGCAAGAGAGCAACTCCGCCAGTAAGATAGCGCCTGTAGAAATTGGCAAACCAACATCGAGCGCGGTTTTTAGGAGTCAGTATCAGACAATAAATTATGGTAATTATGGGCGATCGCTGACATCAGGTGTTAGCTCATCACCATCACCACAGAAAAAAGCCAATTTACCCTCCCCAGTTCCTAACCCCCTAGACACCGGAGCGACAACAGCCAAGCAACTTGTACAAGCCCCAGAACAACCTGCACCCCAACCAGAAGTAGCCCCCCCAAGCACCGAGGAACCAGCCCCAGCCCCAGAAACTACTCCAGGGACAGAAAATTTCAACACTCCTAACGCCACACCTGAAACCACAGAACCCCGTGTATTAGTTTCAGAAGTCCTCGTGAGACCGCAATCAGGACAACTAACTCCCGAATTAGAAGCCCAAGTTTACAACGTAATTCGCACTCAACCAGGACGGACAACCACCCGTTCCCAGTTACAAGAAGATATTAATGCCATCTTTGGCACAGGCTTTTTCTCCAACGTCCAAGCATCACCAGAAGACACACCATTAGGGGTGCGAGTCAGCTTTATCGTCCAGCCCAACCCCGTCTTAAGCAAAGTAGAAATTCAAGCCAATCCTGGTACTAACGTTCCCTCAGTACTGCCCCAGGCTACTGCTGATGAAATTTTCCGCCCCCAGTATGGCAAAATTCTCAACTTGCGGGATTTACAAGAAGGGATTAAAGAATTAACCAAACGTTATCAAGACCAAGGTTATGTTCTCGCCAATGTTGTAGGCGCGCCCCAAGTTTCCGAAAATGGAGTTGTCACCCTGCAAGTAGCTGAAGGAGTTGTTGAGAATATTAGCGTCCGCTTTCGCAACAAAGAAGGACAGGATGTCAACGAACAAGGACAACCAATTCGGGGACGGACACAGGACTATATCATCACGCGAGAAGTGGAATTGAAACCAGGACAGGTATTCAACCGCAACACCGTCCAGAAAGACCTACAACGGGTATTCGGGACAGGATTGTTTGAAGATGTCAACGTTTCCCTTGACCCCGGTACAGACCCCACCAAGGTGAATGTGGTGGTAAATGTGGTAGAACGTAGCAGTGGTTCAATTGCTGCTGGTGCTGGTATCAGTTCTTCTAGTGGGTTGTTTGGTACAGTCAGCTATCAACAGCAAAACCTTAACGGCAGAAACCAAAAACTAGGCGCAGAAGTACAACTTGGCGAACGAGAATTGTTGTTTGACCTCCGGTTCACAGACCCTTGGATTGGTGGTGATCCTTACCGTACCTCTTACACAGCGAATATTTTCCGCCGTCGTTCCATCTCCTTGATTTTCGACGGGAAGGACGAAGATATTAGAACATTTGACCCTGGTAATCCTAATGATACAAACGAGCAAGACCGTCCTCGTGTCACTCGTCTAGGTGGTGGTGTTACCTTCACCCGCCCTCTATCAGCTAATCCCTTTGAAAGAGCAGAATGGACAGCCTCAGCAGGCTTGCAGTATCAGCGAGTTAGTACCCGTGATGCTGATGGCAACTTGAGAAAAGAAGGTGCTGTATTCGACGATAATGGCAACCGTACCAGTGAACTCGTTCCCCTCAGCTTTTCTGGGACGGGAGAAGATGACTTATTATTAGTGCAACTAGGCGCACAGCGTGACCTCCGCAACAATCCCTTGCAGCCCACTAGCGGTTCTTTCTTACGTTTCGGCGTAGATCAATCAGTACCAGTAGGCTCAGGTAATATTTTCCTCACTCGGTTCCGGGGTAGCTATAGTCAATATCTCCCCGTTAAATTTACAGGTTTTAGTAAGGGGCCGGAAACTATAGCCTTTAACATCCAAGGCGGCACAGTCCTTGGTGATTTGCCCCCCTATGAAGCTTTTACCCTTGGTGGTAGTAACTCAGTACGTGGTTATGAAGAAGGTGCTTTAGGTAGCGGACGCAGCTTTGTGCAAGCATCTGTTGAGTATCGTTTTCCTGTTTTCTCTGTAGTTAGTGGCGCTTTATTTTTTGACGTTGGTAGCGACTTGGGAACCAGTACCAGAACTGCTGAAGTGCTGAATAAAAGCGGTAGCGGCTACGGTTATGGTCTTGGTGTGCGCGTGCAATCACCATTGGGGCCAATTCGTATTGACTATGGTATCAACGATGACGGTGATAGCCGCATCAATTTCGGTATTGGCGAAAGGTTTTAG
- the lpxC gene encoding UDP-3-O-acyl-N-acetylglucosamine deacetylase, whose amino-acid sequence MKQHTLAEAIAHTGVGLHSGVSTHVRILPADAGSGRYFVRVDLPDSPIIPAQVAAVSQTVLSTQLGKGEAGVRTVEHLLAALAGMGVDNARIEIDGSEVPLLDGSAQEWVKSIAEVGLVTQAVTDNTVSWDIPEPIWIHQDDAFVAAIPASETRFSYGIDFDLPAIGNQWYSWPLTTESDTSFAKEVAPARTFGLLHQIEYLQKSGLIKGGSLDNALVCGPDGWVNPPLRFANEPVRHKILDLVGDLSLLGYFPRAHFLAYKASHNLHIQLAQRILALSN is encoded by the coding sequence ATGAAACAGCACACTCTAGCAGAGGCGATCGCTCACACTGGAGTAGGGCTGCATAGTGGTGTCAGTACCCATGTACGCATACTACCTGCTGATGCGGGTAGTGGTCGTTACTTCGTGCGGGTGGATTTGCCAGACTCCCCAATCATTCCCGCCCAAGTGGCGGCGGTGAGTCAAACCGTCCTCTCCACTCAGTTGGGGAAAGGTGAAGCAGGTGTCCGTACAGTCGAGCATTTATTAGCAGCCCTGGCGGGGATGGGTGTAGATAACGCCCGTATTGAAATTGATGGTTCAGAAGTCCCGCTTTTAGATGGTTCAGCCCAGGAATGGGTAAAAAGCATTGCTGAAGTTGGCTTAGTAACCCAAGCAGTTACAGATAACACAGTTTCCTGGGATATTCCAGAACCAATTTGGATTCATCAAGACGATGCTTTTGTAGCTGCTATCCCGGCATCCGAAACCCGCTTTAGCTATGGCATTGACTTTGACTTACCAGCCATTGGTAATCAATGGTACAGTTGGCCACTAACTACTGAGTCAGATACTAGCTTTGCCAAGGAAGTCGCCCCTGCTCGCACTTTTGGTTTACTGCATCAAATCGAATATTTACAAAAATCTGGGTTAATCAAAGGTGGTAGTTTGGATAATGCCCTTGTTTGCGGCCCCGATGGCTGGGTAAATCCACCATTAAGATTTGCAAATGAGCCAGTACGTCATAAAATCTTGGATCTAGTAGGAGATTTAAGTTTACTGGGATATTTTCCCCGCGCTCATTTCCTAGCGTATAAAGCCAGCCATAATTTACACATTCAACTGGCACAGCGAATTTTAGCCTTGAGTAACTAA
- the fabZ gene encoding 3-hydroxyacyl-ACP dehydratase FabZ: MSTLSEVKAPTSTEQPATNEATTPPEIKTTFTSEEIQKLLPHRYPFLLVDKIIDYTPGKQAVGIKNVTINEPHFTGHFPDRPLMPGVLIVEAMAQVGGIVMTQLPNLEGGLFVFAGIDKVRFRRQVVPGDQLVMTVELLWIKQRRFGKMQARAEVDGQLAAEGELMFSLIN, from the coding sequence ATGTCAACCCTCTCTGAAGTGAAAGCACCCACATCTACAGAACAACCCGCCACTAATGAGGCGACGACACCACCCGAAATTAAAACGACTTTTACATCTGAAGAAATTCAGAAATTATTACCCCACCGCTACCCATTCTTGCTGGTAGACAAAATTATTGACTACACACCAGGAAAACAGGCAGTAGGTATTAAAAATGTCACTATTAACGAGCCACATTTCACTGGCCATTTCCCAGATAGACCACTGATGCCAGGGGTGCTAATAGTTGAAGCAATGGCCCAAGTAGGTGGTATTGTGATGACGCAACTACCAAACTTGGAAGGTGGTTTATTTGTATTCGCGGGTATCGATAAAGTCCGCTTCCGCCGTCAAGTCGTACCAGGAGACCAACTGGTAATGACAGTGGAACTGTTATGGATTAAACAACGTCGTTTCGGTAAAATGCAAGCCCGTGCCGAAGTTGACGGTCAACTAGCAGCTGAAGGCGAATTAATGTTTTCGCTGATCAACTAA